Proteins from one Mucilaginibacter jinjuensis genomic window:
- a CDS encoding TetR/AcrR family transcriptional regulator, whose protein sequence is MDKDKIDKKDHILEVAERVFSEVGYDGASTRMISGEAGVNMAMLNYYFGSKEGLFLAIFEHRIATFRSLLADINNDESTTPWGKIEKYIDTYVDRIFSNNCFQKMLYQELSVGKRGELSDKINKILLNNVNQFFKIVQDGIDSGDFRKDADIQLICATIYGIKNYIMNTPYVSSEMFGFDMKDEKELEEKFKPRLKNYLIALLKPYLVIEHDHTNK, encoded by the coding sequence TTTTAGAAGTAGCCGAAAGGGTATTTTCTGAAGTAGGGTACGACGGAGCTTCGACACGTATGATATCTGGCGAAGCCGGTGTAAACATGGCCATGCTTAATTACTATTTCGGTTCGAAAGAAGGTTTATTCTTAGCCATCTTCGAACACCGCATAGCCACTTTTAGAAGTTTGTTGGCTGATATTAACAATGATGAAAGCACAACTCCCTGGGGCAAAATTGAAAAATACATCGATACCTATGTTGATCGTATTTTCAGCAATAATTGCTTTCAGAAAATGCTTTACCAGGAATTGAGCGTTGGTAAGCGTGGTGAGCTGAGCGATAAGATCAACAAAATACTTTTAAACAACGTAAACCAATTTTTCAAGATCGTTCAGGACGGTATCGATTCCGGCGATTTTAGAAAAGATGCAGACATCCAATTGATTTGCGCTACCATTTATGGTATTAAAAACTATATCATGAATACGCCTTATGTATCATCTGAAATGTTTGGTTTTGACATGAAAGATGAGAAGGAACTGGAAGAGAAATTTAAGCCACGCCTCAAAAATTATTTAATAGCGCTGTTAAAACCATATTTAGTTATAGAACATGATCACACAAATAAATAA
- a CDS encoding TolC family protein, producing MITQINKIINLKFKALGRYGLVLAGFSLLTFTAAFAQDRTLTLDEAIKLGLDNSKTLKLSQSKIDQAVSQYKQAKDKALPTASASFMYTRAQIPANTLAFGDQSFSLPKSANANLGTVSADELIWGGGKLRLAQQSTDLLVKISKLDIDKDKEDITIDIISEYYNLYRILQSQGVVVENLKSVDQQIHQSQRFFEQGLVTKNDVLRFQLQRSNIELNGIDLESNRKIVNYNLNVLLGLPEDTKININHLPTPTNAAAPLQNYLDTAMANRKELKQLGLRTEVAETNIKSIMADRSPKLSASAAAYYLDIAANPLPTHDNYITPLTLGLSLSWNFSTLWTNKNKESEARIQRDQVIINKNIEVDNVKDDVNKSYQNYVAAMNKINLLQVSIDQATENNKLQESKYQNSTGTVTDRVDAQSLLYQAEINLELAKAEAGLAYYNLIKSTGTLNK from the coding sequence ATGATCACACAAATAAATAAAATCATCAACCTTAAATTTAAAGCATTAGGCCGGTACGGTTTAGTGCTGGCAGGTTTTAGCCTGCTCACATTTACGGCCGCTTTTGCACAGGACAGAACGCTTACTTTAGACGAGGCTATAAAATTAGGCCTCGACAACAGCAAAACGCTGAAGCTATCGCAATCAAAGATAGACCAGGCGGTTTCGCAATACAAGCAAGCTAAAGATAAAGCCCTGCCAACTGCAAGTGCAAGCTTTATGTACACCCGCGCACAAATACCTGCAAACACACTGGCATTTGGCGACCAAAGTTTCTCTTTACCTAAAAGTGCGAATGCAAACCTGGGTACTGTATCTGCCGATGAGCTGATCTGGGGCGGTGGTAAACTGCGTTTGGCACAACAATCAACAGACTTGTTAGTGAAAATATCGAAACTTGATATTGATAAGGATAAAGAAGATATCACTATCGACATCATCAGCGAGTATTACAACCTATATCGCATACTGCAAAGCCAGGGTGTAGTTGTAGAGAACTTAAAATCGGTTGATCAGCAGATCCACCAATCTCAACGCTTTTTCGAACAGGGTTTGGTAACTAAAAATGATGTATTGCGTTTCCAGTTACAACGCTCAAACATCGAGTTAAACGGCATTGACCTGGAGAGCAATCGTAAAATTGTTAATTACAACCTTAACGTATTGTTAGGCTTGCCAGAGGATACCAAAATTAACATCAATCACCTGCCTACGCCAACTAACGCGGCAGCACCATTGCAAAACTATTTAGATACCGCAATGGCTAACCGCAAAGAGCTGAAACAACTGGGCTTGCGTACAGAAGTTGCAGAAACCAATATTAAAAGTATTATGGCTGACAGGTCGCCAAAATTATCGGCCTCTGCAGCAGCATACTATTTAGATATAGCTGCCAACCCGCTGCCAACTCACGATAACTATATCACCCCACTTACTTTAGGCTTATCGTTATCATGGAACTTCAGCACACTTTGGACCAACAAAAACAAAGAGTCTGAAGCACGCATCCAACGCGACCAGGTAATTATCAACAAAAACATTGAAGTTGATAATGTGAAAGACGATGTGAATAAAAGCTACCAGAACTATGTAGCGGCAATGAATAAGATTAACCTGTTACAAGTTTCTATCGATCAGGCAACTGAGAATAACAAGTTACAGGAATCTAAATACCAAAACTCTACCGGTACGGTAACAGACCGTGTGGATGCACAATCATTATTATACCAGGCAGAAATTAACCTGGAGTTGGCTAAAGCCGAAGCAGGCCTTGCTTACTATAATTTAATTAAATCAACCGGAACACTTAATAAATAA